In the Grimontia kaedaensis genome, one interval contains:
- the fhuB gene encoding Fe(3+)-hydroxamate ABC transporter permease FhuB, translating into MKRWGYLMAAFIGAALLHLGVGQHQFGSVGQLYTEWFNGTLDKQDSFEWLAFVEASLPRLMMAITVGGALGLVGSLFQQLTQNRMMSPLTFGTSSGAWLGLVLLSILAPSLAGDYSLLMALLGALLAMVLVVTIVGINNLSGIPIVLAGMAVNLLLGAIATAIILLNDQYAQNLFVWGAGDLGQNGWEVFDWLLIRLTPIFLLIFFAPRVLQLLSIGGKGAAARGLNVSWAFFLLISLGVWLAAVSITAVGVISFVGLIAPNIARYIGFTRPRTELVASFILGAAFLALTDTLATYLGQWSLDMIPTGTATAVIGTPALVILARRRLSAQDQLSLTLPTGPDKLKNGALQWLGLAMTFLILLSVFWASSPSGYALQIPDGFEWTLKWPRLLTAIASGISLAVAGVVLQRLVFNPLASPDILGVSAGAVLALVLASLVFGYSIHGMSPWVAMLGSVGALVVLLFLGKKHEFAPSILILTGLSLTALLEALVQFTLTRVGDDKYVLLGWLSGSTYRVESNQAITLVVCVAVSMALVLVLSRWITLISSGRQFAAARGLNLNLAYITLLILVAFLCAIVTTTMGPVSFVGLLAPHIAVMLGARQVTQQIYFSGAVGAVLLLLADFLGQIVVYPAQISAGTLVSVLGGSYFIYILVRNKSIRR; encoded by the coding sequence ATGAAACGATGGGGTTATTTAATGGCAGCGTTTATTGGCGCTGCTTTATTACATCTAGGCGTTGGACAACACCAGTTTGGCTCTGTTGGTCAGCTCTACACAGAATGGTTTAACGGCACCCTTGATAAGCAAGACTCCTTCGAATGGCTGGCATTTGTTGAAGCCTCCCTTCCAAGGTTGATGATGGCCATTACCGTAGGTGGAGCGCTAGGATTAGTCGGCAGTCTGTTTCAACAGTTAACGCAAAACCGCATGATGTCCCCCCTCACTTTTGGCACCTCTTCAGGTGCCTGGTTGGGGCTTGTACTGCTCAGCATATTGGCCCCTTCATTGGCAGGCGATTACTCTCTGCTCATGGCATTGCTTGGGGCACTTTTAGCCATGGTGCTGGTCGTTACCATAGTGGGTATCAACAACCTGAGCGGCATTCCTATCGTCCTAGCAGGTATGGCAGTCAATTTACTGTTAGGTGCAATAGCTACGGCTATCATCCTTCTCAACGATCAATACGCTCAAAATCTCTTCGTATGGGGCGCGGGCGACTTAGGGCAAAACGGCTGGGAAGTATTTGACTGGCTTCTTATCAGGCTTACGCCTATTTTCTTGCTGATTTTCTTTGCTCCACGCGTTTTGCAGCTTCTCAGTATAGGTGGTAAAGGAGCGGCAGCGAGAGGATTGAATGTCAGTTGGGCATTCTTTCTCCTGATATCCTTAGGTGTTTGGCTCGCGGCGGTTTCCATTACCGCTGTTGGAGTGATCAGCTTTGTTGGGTTAATTGCCCCAAACATCGCGCGTTATATCGGATTCACCCGTCCGAGAACAGAATTGGTTGCCAGCTTCATACTCGGCGCAGCATTTCTTGCTTTGACCGATACATTAGCAACGTATTTAGGGCAATGGTCGCTGGACATGATACCCACAGGTACAGCAACAGCGGTAATTGGAACACCAGCTCTTGTCATACTTGCCCGCCGCCGTTTATCTGCACAGGATCAACTTTCGCTGACCTTACCAACAGGCCCAGATAAGTTAAAAAATGGTGCATTACAGTGGCTGGGACTCGCCATGACTTTCCTTATCTTACTGAGCGTTTTTTGGGCTTCCAGTCCCTCAGGATACGCATTACAAATACCAGATGGGTTTGAATGGACACTGAAGTGGCCAAGACTACTCACCGCCATTGCCTCTGGCATAAGCTTGGCTGTTGCGGGCGTTGTGCTTCAGAGGCTGGTATTTAACCCTCTTGCAAGTCCAGATATTTTGGGGGTATCGGCCGGGGCAGTGTTGGCGTTAGTCCTTGCCAGCTTGGTGTTTGGTTACTCAATCCATGGTATGAGTCCCTGGGTGGCGATGTTGGGTAGTGTTGGCGCGCTTGTCGTACTACTTTTTCTTGGGAAAAAACATGAGTTCGCCCCCTCTATTCTCATCTTGACCGGTTTGTCACTTACCGCTTTGTTAGAGGCGCTGGTTCAATTTACGTTGACCCGTGTCGGCGACGACAAATATGTCCTGCTTGGCTGGCTCTCTGGCTCAACCTACCGTGTAGAAAGCAACCAAGCCATTACGCTGGTAGTTTGTGTTGCAGTATCAATGGCACTGGTATTGGTACTTTCACGTTGGATCACCTTGATTTCATCAGGAAGACAATTTGCCGCTGCACGTGGGTTAAACCTAAACCTTGCCTACATCACTTTGCTGATCCTCGTAGCCTTCCTCTGTGCCATTGTCACCACAACCATGGGACCAGTTTCCTTTGTTGGCCTGCTCGCCCCGCACATCGCCGTTATGCTTGGTGCAAGGCAGGTAACACAGCAAATCTACTTTTCTGGTGCGGTGGGTGCAGTGTTGTTGTTGCTGGCTGACTTTCTGGGACAAATCGTTGTTTACCCCGCGCAAATATCAGCGGGAACCTTGGTATCAGTGCTGGGAGGAAGCTATTTCATTTATATATTAGTTAGGAACAAATCGATAAGGCGCTGA
- a CDS encoding iron-siderophore ABC transporter substrate-binding protein — MLNFKFLLEKPNLTALVLTLITSTAVWADHKVTDSDGEKTLPAVPTRVAALNWDITEQVLELGVTPIAVPDIKGYEEWVVQPSIPETSVDIGTRVEPNFTLLRDLKPDVILIASPQKDLQRRLEKIAPVLHFQTYSEDHNNAEAAIENFKRIAHLLGKDELATQKLASMEKRLKELNQQLSDAYPNGKPDVTSFRFASATSVYVYGDNSIPQFALQQLGFNNAMPQESTQWGITQKRITNLKKVGNGIALYFEPFDQQARLNRSPIWKNMPFVKRNDVAPVAASWSYGGAMSILYNAEALAEALLTLSERP; from the coding sequence ATGCTGAATTTTAAATTTTTATTGGAAAAACCAAACCTCACCGCACTGGTGTTAACACTCATCACTTCTACTGCTGTCTGGGCAGATCATAAAGTCACCGACAGTGATGGTGAAAAGACCCTTCCTGCAGTGCCAACACGTGTTGCGGCATTGAATTGGGATATTACCGAACAGGTATTAGAGCTCGGTGTCACACCTATCGCCGTGCCTGATATCAAAGGCTATGAGGAATGGGTAGTACAACCTTCAATTCCAGAAACATCCGTGGATATCGGGACAAGAGTAGAGCCCAATTTCACCCTACTGCGTGACCTTAAACCTGACGTTATATTAATTGCTTCACCGCAAAAAGATTTGCAGAGACGATTGGAAAAGATTGCGCCTGTACTTCATTTTCAGACCTACAGTGAAGACCATAATAACGCCGAAGCAGCCATTGAGAACTTCAAACGTATCGCGCACTTGCTCGGCAAAGACGAGTTAGCAACGCAGAAGCTAGCAAGCATGGAAAAAAGGCTCAAAGAGCTCAATCAACAGCTTTCTGATGCTTACCCAAACGGTAAACCTGATGTGACCTCTTTTCGATTTGCCAGCGCAACCTCTGTTTACGTCTATGGCGATAACTCCATCCCACAATTTGCTTTGCAGCAGCTGGGTTTCAACAACGCCATGCCTCAGGAAAGCACACAATGGGGAATTACGCAGAAGCGTATTACCAACCTCAAGAAAGTAGGAAATGGTATTGCTCTGTATTTTGAACCTTTTGACCAGCAGGCAAGGTTAAACCGCTCTCCCATCTGGAAAAATATGCCATTTGTTAAACGCAATGATGTGGCGCCTGTTGCTGCAAGCTGGAGCTACGGCGGCGCTATGTCGATTTTATATAATGCTGAAGCACTTGCAGAGGCATTGTTGACGTTATCAGAACGCCCATGA
- a CDS encoding ABC transporter ATP-binding protein, producing MYQLNHVKVTRECRDILNIPSLSIPSDKLTVIMGHNGSGKSTMVDLLAGQTQPSAGTIDFNGNSLTGYTSRELAREIAFLPQHLPQASGLSVRELVKLGRFPWRGTFGRMKAEDIQFIEAAMAATQIGQYADHPAEKLSGGERQQAWIAMLLAQQSPLLVLDEPTSALDVQHQYHVMDMLQSLNREQEKGVIVILHDINLILRYADHIVALKEGNVVYSGDTRTLTDEASLSTLFDTNIRLLDHPSKTTKVAVVC from the coding sequence ATGTATCAACTAAACCATGTAAAAGTGACAAGAGAGTGTCGAGATATTCTCAACATTCCTTCCCTCTCTATTCCTAGCGATAAGCTGACCGTCATTATGGGGCACAATGGATCAGGTAAATCGACAATGGTAGATTTGTTGGCAGGGCAAACCCAGCCGTCCGCAGGAACAATCGATTTTAATGGAAACAGTCTCACTGGTTACACCAGCAGGGAACTGGCAAGAGAAATCGCCTTTTTGCCTCAACACCTGCCGCAAGCTTCGGGGCTGTCAGTACGCGAACTGGTTAAGCTTGGACGTTTCCCATGGCGCGGCACTTTTGGCCGCATGAAAGCGGAAGATATCCAGTTTATTGAAGCTGCAATGGCCGCCACGCAGATTGGGCAGTACGCCGATCACCCAGCGGAGAAACTCTCAGGCGGAGAGCGCCAACAAGCCTGGATCGCCATGTTACTCGCTCAACAATCCCCCCTTTTGGTCTTGGATGAACCCACTTCAGCACTTGATGTGCAGCACCAATACCATGTAATGGATATGCTCCAGTCGCTTAATCGTGAACAGGAAAAAGGGGTGATCGTTATTCTTCACGACATCAATCTAATCCTAAGGTATGCCGACCATATCGTGGCGCTGAAAGAGGGAAACGTCGTTTACAGCGGAGATACAAGGACGCTAACAGATGAAGCCTCACTTTCCACGCTTTTTGATACCAATATTCGCCTGTTAGACCACCCATCAAAAACAACAAAGGTTGCAGTAGTATGCTGA
- a CDS encoding TonB-dependent siderophore receptor, translated as MDTTTQFKHSSIAVALLTAFSAPLYADAQNTVDSAELETITVLGQVYRNTATKTALEPEETPQGITVIDNELLEQRGVKTVNEALRYAPGVVTEQKGAAVTMYDNFSIRGFSNNNQNYYDGLILPYLTGWNLHPQIDPSAIQQIEIFKGPTSVLYGSMPPGGMVNIIAKSPQQEDSTSVNAATGSRNLLEASVDSTGQIGDSNLSYRLVAMARKQDSQVDGAEEERYVIAPSVDWQVNDRTLINFNLYYQNDPEMGINSSMPLAVLERQSPSVSMGDVNWSSFERDVLMLGYKLHHEFNDNWSFLQNARYTDASLYQENTYHRDTAFTASTGLLTRNIYTTDEDYKSYVIDNQLSGWVAMGVLEHNLLLGLDYQDLEGDSVYKEYAGNAAFYTFNAYRPNNNLLDRSQVTEAYSESHDIGFEQLGFYFQDQMRYDRLVLLAGGRYDLFKSHDDKTSSSPTYDGKDTSDHNQFSYRLGALYEFDNGLSPFASYATSFEPAAGTDINGDSLKPQTGKQFEVGVKYMSEDMSNTLTASYFHITKNDSIAADPNDPTFRAKIQLGEVTSQGIEIEGQAYLAENWDVLASYTYLDMEVKKASDTSLVGTTPIYVPEHSANIWSNYYVTSGALDGARIGGGVRYVGEMQMDANNTQGKVPSYTVADLSLGYDLGSASTSLDGAQANLVVNNLFDKEYYSCYNQTNCWFGAEQTVELNVKYEF; from the coding sequence ATGGACACCACGACTCAATTTAAGCATTCATCCATCGCTGTCGCACTTTTAACTGCCTTTTCTGCCCCACTTTACGCAGATGCACAGAATACTGTTGATAGCGCGGAACTAGAGACCATCACCGTTCTTGGACAGGTTTACCGAAACACAGCAACTAAAACCGCTTTAGAGCCAGAGGAGACGCCCCAGGGCATAACGGTAATTGATAACGAGCTGCTTGAGCAACGAGGCGTTAAAACGGTCAATGAGGCGCTAAGATATGCACCTGGCGTTGTAACAGAGCAAAAAGGCGCTGCTGTTACCATGTATGACAACTTCTCTATTCGTGGTTTTAGCAACAATAACCAGAACTATTACGACGGTTTAATCCTGCCATACCTAACGGGCTGGAACCTACATCCGCAAATTGATCCCTCCGCTATTCAGCAAATCGAAATTTTCAAAGGGCCCACTTCCGTTCTTTATGGCTCAATGCCACCGGGTGGTATGGTCAACATTATCGCCAAGTCACCACAGCAAGAAGACAGCACATCTGTCAATGCAGCAACGGGCTCGCGTAACCTGCTTGAAGCCTCGGTGGATTCAACCGGTCAGATTGGTGACAGCAACCTCTCTTACCGATTGGTAGCAATGGCTCGTAAGCAAGACAGTCAGGTGGATGGTGCTGAAGAAGAGCGTTACGTTATCGCCCCCTCGGTGGACTGGCAGGTTAATGATCGCACCCTGATTAATTTCAATCTCTACTATCAGAATGACCCTGAAATGGGTATCAACTCATCCATGCCGCTAGCTGTACTGGAAAGACAGTCACCATCCGTTTCTATGGGTGATGTGAATTGGAGCTCTTTCGAACGCGATGTCCTCATGCTTGGCTACAAGCTGCATCACGAGTTCAACGATAATTGGTCATTCCTACAAAACGCACGATACACCGATGCATCTCTGTATCAAGAAAACACATACCACCGCGACACCGCTTTTACAGCATCAACAGGACTGCTGACTCGAAATATCTACACCACCGATGAAGACTACAAAAGCTACGTCATTGATAACCAGCTCTCTGGCTGGGTGGCCATGGGTGTGTTGGAGCACAACCTACTATTAGGTTTGGATTATCAAGATTTAGAGGGCGACTCTGTCTACAAAGAGTATGCGGGCAACGCCGCGTTCTACACCTTTAATGCTTATCGCCCGAACAACAACCTATTGGACAGAAGCCAAGTCACCGAAGCTTACTCAGAAAGCCATGACATTGGCTTTGAACAACTGGGGTTCTATTTCCAAGATCAAATGCGCTATGACCGACTCGTTCTGTTGGCAGGTGGACGATATGACCTCTTCAAATCACATGACGATAAGACAAGCTCTTCGCCTACCTATGATGGCAAAGACACCTCAGATCATAATCAGTTTTCTTACCGTCTAGGTGCCTTATATGAGTTTGACAATGGACTGTCACCTTTTGCCAGTTATGCCACCAGCTTTGAACCCGCCGCAGGCACAGACATTAATGGCGACAGCCTGAAGCCTCAAACCGGTAAACAGTTCGAAGTCGGTGTTAAATATATGTCAGAAGACATGTCGAATACCCTGACTGCATCCTATTTCCACATCACGAAGAATGACTCAATTGCTGCTGATCCAAATGACCCAACATTTAGGGCAAAGATCCAACTGGGAGAAGTGACTTCTCAAGGTATAGAAATAGAAGGACAGGCCTATCTCGCTGAAAACTGGGATGTGCTGGCCTCTTATACCTACCTCGATATGGAAGTAAAAAAAGCCTCTGATACGAGCCTTGTTGGCACCACACCTATCTATGTACCGGAGCACAGTGCCAACATTTGGAGTAACTATTACGTCACATCCGGTGCGCTGGATGGTGCACGTATCGGTGGTGGCGTTCGCTATGTGGGTGAAATGCAAATGGATGCCAACAACACGCAAGGTAAAGTTCCATCCTATACCGTGGCAGACCTATCTCTAGGTTATGACCTTGGTAGCGCAAGCACCTCACTGGATGGCGCACAGGCTAATTTGGTAGTGAACAATTTGTTCGATAAGGAATACTACTCTTGCTACAACCAAACCAACTGCTGGTTCGGTGCTGAACAAACGGTTGAACTGAACGTTAAATACGAATTTTAA
- a CDS encoding AraC family transcriptional regulator yields MAVEQRKERSVSTFNRISKVLSFIHNNLDATLSLEEIAEQSCWSRWQLQRVFQSETGLTVAHYVRELKLSVAAEMLLDTEQRVIDIALSLGFNSEIAFSRAFKQLFGQSPSVYRKQSQRIGLKKPIEVSEIHYPGKNTYSFVEVRIDTKDTFLLKGVRGEINGLFSLAPNFAEVVPQLWASLEAESSGIHQPVGQLLGVVDITKANFDGSQIQYWAGVELDPHIPIPELPSLISERLEALTVPKQTYAAVRHKGPIERLPHTLEWFILHWLPSSGYRGIDGYELEVYPSNYEPLSPHADMEYWVPIQKV; encoded by the coding sequence GTGGCGGTGGAACAACGTAAAGAAAGGTCTGTATCGACATTTAATCGCATCAGCAAGGTGCTGTCATTCATACATAACAACCTCGATGCGACATTATCTCTAGAGGAAATTGCGGAACAGAGTTGCTGGTCGCGATGGCAGCTTCAACGTGTATTTCAGTCTGAAACCGGGTTAACCGTTGCACATTATGTCAGAGAATTAAAACTGAGTGTCGCAGCCGAAATGCTGCTGGACACGGAACAACGCGTCATCGATATCGCCCTCTCCCTTGGATTTAATTCCGAAATTGCGTTCAGCCGCGCTTTCAAACAACTCTTCGGTCAAAGCCCAAGTGTTTATCGAAAGCAATCACAACGCATCGGGTTAAAAAAACCTATCGAAGTTTCCGAAATTCACTACCCGGGAAAGAATACATATTCGTTTGTTGAAGTAAGGATCGACACCAAAGATACGTTTTTGCTGAAAGGCGTTCGAGGTGAAATAAACGGACTATTTTCACTCGCCCCCAATTTTGCTGAGGTTGTCCCTCAGCTTTGGGCAAGTTTAGAAGCTGAATCCAGCGGTATTCACCAACCGGTAGGCCAATTACTCGGTGTTGTAGATATCACTAAAGCCAATTTCGACGGTAGCCAGATTCAATACTGGGCTGGTGTTGAGCTTGACCCTCATATTCCTATCCCAGAGTTACCTAGCCTCATTTCTGAAAGGTTGGAAGCGCTGACAGTGCCGAAACAAACATACGCGGCAGTTCGACACAAAGGGCCGATTGAACGCCTTCCTCATACCTTGGAGTGGTTTATTCTTCATTGGTTGCCCAGCTCTGGATATCGAGGCATAGATGGCTATGAATTAGAGGTTTATCCGAGCAATTATGAGCCTCTATCACCTCACGCAGACATGGAATATTGGGTACCTATCCAGAAAGTTTAG
- a CDS encoding siderophore ferric iron reductase, whose amino-acid sequence MFPDWLKLFWFRPQSPAIYQLIFTHSKQVSPYLKGSFGDLPQSCISIENPTSSASIREVYREIEGSNPEAGGSYWLTRTWDLLCWQPIYLSFLSIYGLKSLPDFTQFGQFKRNRLVAGYRFASEEHWHGEPEELIPLAAEQLSELFEQYRAQINDWARIRPGFTNHLLADLILSCLIKLQTLRPELESDYIEEQAALWLDAFKLPKKHLISLSRDEATGKLRHMRISCCLVYKCKKGSLCSDCPRRNTRQALTRVKES is encoded by the coding sequence ATGTTTCCTGACTGGCTAAAGCTTTTTTGGTTTCGCCCTCAATCACCTGCTATTTATCAACTGATCTTTACTCATTCAAAACAGGTCTCTCCTTACTTGAAAGGATCGTTTGGAGACTTACCCCAAAGCTGCATATCTATTGAGAATCCTACGAGTAGTGCATCTATTCGGGAGGTTTATCGAGAAATTGAAGGGTCGAATCCAGAGGCCGGCGGAAGTTACTGGCTGACACGTACTTGGGATCTGCTTTGTTGGCAGCCCATTTACCTGAGTTTTCTCTCGATTTACGGATTGAAGTCATTGCCTGATTTCACGCAATTCGGCCAGTTCAAACGAAACCGTCTTGTGGCGGGCTATCGTTTTGCTTCTGAGGAGCATTGGCACGGAGAACCTGAAGAGTTGATTCCGCTGGCGGCAGAGCAATTGTCTGAATTGTTCGAACAGTATCGCGCGCAAATCAATGATTGGGCGAGAATTAGGCCGGGGTTTACTAACCACCTGTTGGCTGATTTGATTTTAAGTTGTTTGATTAAACTACAAACGCTAAGACCCGAACTGGAAAGTGATTACATAGAAGAGCAAGCGGCACTCTGGCTCGACGCTTTTAAGTTGCCTAAAAAGCACTTGATAAGTCTTAGTCGAGACGAAGCCACGGGAAAGCTTAGACATATGCGAATCAGTTGTTGCTTGGTTTATAAGTGCAAGAAAGGAAGCCTCTGCTCGGACTGCCCTAGGCGAAATACTCGCCAAGCATTAACTCGCGTTAAAGAAAGCTAG
- the sodN gene encoding superoxide dismutase, Ni encodes MLHSLFERLDQIIPLGRVSAHCDIPCKIYDPVHAQIAVLTMIRMIDLLNELPEKDLSKQQQATFARLIEQKEEHGKKLKEEVRIIWGDYFKQPQLDQFPEIHSLTHEIMMLASVVKQESDKDAALKLLDKVNRFAEIFWETKGVKTYKADCPYLPELPTVYPDLKP; translated from the coding sequence ATGCTGCACTCTCTATTTGAACGTCTAGACCAAATAATTCCTTTAGGTAGAGTCTCTGCCCACTGCGATATTCCCTGCAAAATCTATGATCCTGTCCACGCGCAAATCGCCGTGCTGACGATGATCCGTATGATTGACCTGCTCAACGAGCTACCAGAAAAAGACCTGTCCAAGCAGCAGCAAGCGACGTTTGCCCGCCTGATTGAACAGAAAGAAGAGCACGGTAAAAAGCTAAAAGAGGAAGTTCGTATTATCTGGGGTGATTATTTCAAGCAACCGCAACTTGACCAGTTTCCAGAAATTCATTCCCTCACCCATGAAATCATGATGCTGGCGTCAGTGGTTAAGCAGGAATCGGATAAGGATGCGGCACTGAAACTGCTGGACAAAGTGAACCGCTTTGCAGAGATATTCTGGGAAACCAAAGGTGTGAAAACCTATAAGGCAGACTGTCCTTATCTCCCGGAGTTGCCAACTGTGTATCCTGACCTCAAGCCCTAA
- the sodN gene encoding superoxide dismutase, Ni, with product MLHTLMERLDHTFSFGRVSAHCDIPCKIYDPVHAQIAVLTMIRMIDLLNELPEQGLTKQQKATFARLIEQKEEHGKKLKEEVHIIWGDYFKQPQLDQFPEIHSLTHEIMMLASVVKQESDKDAALKLLDKVNRFAEIFWSTKGVKTYTADCPYLPELPTVYPGLKP from the coding sequence ATGCTTCATACTTTGATGGAACGCCTCGACCACACATTCTCTTTCGGCAGAGTTTCTGCCCACTGCGATATTCCCTGCAAAATCTACGATCCTGTCCACGCGCAAATCGCCGTACTGACGATGATCCGCATGATTGACCTACTCAACGAATTGCCAGAACAAGGTCTGACTAAGCAGCAGAAAGCGACGTTTGCCCGCCTGATTGAACAGAAAGAAGAGCACGGTAAAAAGCTGAAAGAAGAAGTTCACATTATCTGGGGAGATTATTTCAAGCAGCCACAGCTTGACCAGTTTCCGGAAATTCACTCCCTGACCCATGAAATCATGATGCTGGCGTCGGTGGTTAAGCAGGAATCAGACAAGGACGCAGCACTGAAACTGTTGGATAAAGTGAACCGCTTTGCAGAGATATTCTGGTCAACCAAAGGCGTGAAAACCTATACGGCAGACTGTCCCTATCTCCCCGAGTTGCCAACTGTGTATCCTGGCCTCAAGCCCTAA
- a CDS encoding methyl-accepting chemotaxis protein gives MSSKNGFKSLFTRMRLIHWVGIVLLLVNALLLTENIYSVIIQLVLVGVLLIHDIDEKRWGVDSLEQTKEYLKNFERNDLSVKNEVKSSLNSEMTDFLRVIENFRINIRNTLQAIDESSVESKTLSDAMFMKVKNINADLLEQDQNYEVASTNLSSLSSFSTSMVQTLKETASSTEQVRGDLVDISTKNMSSLQQLDNYANSVEQMYMSFTELKAQAESIEKFVEVIKSISEQTNLLSLNAAIEAARAGDQGRGFAVVADEVRQLALSTQDSLGDITKIVGEIRSSVVQISERLTAQKQELLDIISHYQSSNQTVEEAVVSIEKVVSLISAEDNSSGLDQLINQIEHLNTSMLNIKASKDSIVTLSEQIRGDNENLVNSNEVLKQRVGQFTLN, from the coding sequence ATGTCATCAAAAAACGGCTTTAAATCGCTATTTACAAGAATGAGGCTCATCCACTGGGTGGGTATTGTGCTTCTTCTCGTCAACGCTTTGCTATTAACCGAAAATATCTATTCAGTCATCATCCAGCTCGTCCTTGTCGGTGTTCTCCTCATCCATGATATTGATGAGAAAAGATGGGGTGTCGACTCTCTGGAACAAACGAAGGAATACCTGAAAAACTTCGAGCGAAATGACCTCAGTGTCAAAAACGAAGTGAAATCCTCACTGAACAGTGAAATGACCGACTTTCTGCGTGTTATAGAAAACTTCAGAATCAATATCCGCAACACTCTTCAAGCCATTGATGAATCGTCAGTCGAATCAAAAACACTGTCTGACGCTATGTTTATGAAGGTGAAAAACATCAATGCAGACCTTTTAGAGCAGGACCAAAACTACGAAGTTGCCAGTACAAACCTCTCCTCTCTCAGTTCATTCTCTACCTCTATGGTGCAAACCCTCAAAGAGACAGCCTCTTCCACCGAGCAAGTAAGGGGTGATTTGGTAGATATAAGCACCAAAAATATGTCTTCGCTTCAGCAATTAGATAACTACGCCAATAGCGTTGAGCAGATGTACATGTCGTTTACTGAGCTGAAAGCGCAGGCAGAGTCTATTGAAAAATTTGTTGAGGTCATTAAGTCCATCTCGGAGCAAACTAACCTCTTGTCTTTGAATGCGGCGATAGAAGCCGCCCGCGCCGGTGACCAAGGACGTGGATTTGCCGTTGTTGCAGATGAAGTGCGTCAACTGGCTTTATCGACGCAAGACAGCCTAGGAGACATCACCAAGATCGTCGGAGAAATCCGTAGTTCGGTGGTGCAAATCAGCGAGCGACTGACCGCGCAGAAACAAGAGCTGTTAGACATCATCTCTCATTACCAAAGCTCCAACCAAACGGTGGAAGAAGCGGTGGTTTCTATTGAAAAAGTGGTCTCACTGATTTCGGCAGAGGACAATAGCAGCGGGCTCGATCAACTCATCAACCAAATCGAGCACTTAAATACATCGATGTTGAACATCAAAGCTTCAAAAGACTCCATCGTGACGCTCAGTGAGCAGATCAGGGGAGATAACGAAAATCTCGTCAATTCAAATGAAGTGTTAAAGCAGCGAGTTGGTCAGTTCACACTGAATTAG